The proteins below are encoded in one region of Homo sapiens chromosome 2, GRCh38.p14 Primary Assembly:
- the METTL21A gene encoding protein N-lysine methyltransferase METTL21A isoform 3 (isoform 3 is encoded by transcript variant 7), with product MALVPYEETTEFGLQKFHKPLATFSFANHTIQIRQDWRHLGVAAVVWDAAIVLSTYLEMGAVELRGRSAVELGAGTGLVGIVAALLGGGI from the exons ATGGCCCTCGTGCCCTATGAGGAGACCACGGAATTTGGGTTGCAGAAATTCCACAAGCCTCTTGCAACTTTTTCCTTTGCAAACCACACGATCCAGATCCGGCAGGACTGGAGACACCTGGGAGTCGCAGCGGTGGTTTGGGATGCG GCCATCGTTCTTTCCACATACCTGGAGATGGGAGCTGTGGAGCTCAGGGGCCGCTCTGCCGTGGAGCTGGGTGCTGGCACGGGGCTGGTGGGCATAGTGGCTGCCCTGCTGG
- the METTL21A gene encoding protein N-lysine methyltransferase METTL21A isoform 7 (isoform 7 is encoded by transcript variant 21): MALVPYEETTEFGLQKFHKPLATFSFANHTIQIRQDWRHLGVAAVVWDAAIVLSTYLEMGAVELRGRSAVELGAGTGLVGIVAALLALKSSMKPLLVHCLLFFSGGGI; the protein is encoded by the exons ATGGCCCTCGTGCCCTATGAGGAGACCACGGAATTTGGGTTGCAGAAATTCCACAAGCCTCTTGCAACTTTTTCCTTTGCAAACCACACGATCCAGATCCGGCAGGACTGGAGACACCTGGGAGTCGCAGCGGTGGTTTGGGATGCG GCCATCGTTCTTTCCACATACCTGGAGATGGGAGCTGTGGAGCTCAGGGGCCGCTCTGCCGTGGAGCTGGGTGCTGGCACGGGGCTGGTGGGCATAGTGGCTGCCCTGCTGG CACTTAAGTCATCGATGAAGCCCTTGCTGGTACACtgccttttattcttttcag
- the METTL21A gene encoding protein N-lysine methyltransferase METTL21A isoform X6 — MYFWFIKPLTPSLRAGLSRGRGAGGMALVPYEETTEFGLQKFHKPLATFSFANHTIQIRQDWRHLGVAAVVWDAAIVLSTYLEMGAVELRGRSAVELGAGTGLVGIVAALLALKSSMKPLLVHCLLFFSGGGI, encoded by the exons ATGTATTTCTGGTTTATCAAACCGCTAACACCCAGTCTAAGGGCAG GTCTGAGCAGAGGGCGGGGTGCAGGCGGAATGGCCCTCGTGCCCTATGAGGAGACCACGGAATTTGGGTTGCAGAAATTCCACAAGCCTCTTGCAACTTTTTCCTTTGCAAACCACACGATCCAGATCCGGCAGGACTGGAGACACCTGGGAGTCGCAGCGGTGGTTTGGGATGCG GCCATCGTTCTTTCCACATACCTGGAGATGGGAGCTGTGGAGCTCAGGGGCCGCTCTGCCGTGGAGCTGGGTGCTGGCACGGGGCTGGTGGGCATAGTGGCTGCCCTGCTGG CACTTAAGTCATCGATGAAGCCCTTGCTGGTACACtgccttttattcttttcag
- the METTL21A gene encoding protein N-lysine methyltransferase METTL21A isoform X8, whose product MYFWFIKPLTPSLRAGLSRGRGAGGMALVPYEETTEFGLQKFHKPLATFSFANHTIQIRQDWRHLGVAAVVWDAAIVLSTYLEMGAVELRGRSAVELGAGTGLVGIVAALLAAAFQNSTGSMGRGGG is encoded by the exons ATGTATTTCTGGTTTATCAAACCGCTAACACCCAGTCTAAGGGCAG GTCTGAGCAGAGGGCGGGGTGCAGGCGGAATGGCCCTCGTGCCCTATGAGGAGACCACGGAATTTGGGTTGCAGAAATTCCACAAGCCTCTTGCAACTTTTTCCTTTGCAAACCACACGATCCAGATCCGGCAGGACTGGAGACACCTGGGAGTCGCAGCGGTGGTTTGGGATGCG GCCATCGTTCTTTCCACATACCTGGAGATGGGAGCTGTGGAGCTCAGGGGCCGCTCTGCCGTGGAGCTGGGTGCTGGCACGGGGCTGGTGGGCATAGTGGCTGCCCTGCTGG CTGCTGCTTTCCAAAATTCGACAGGGAGCATGGGCAGGGGTGGTGGTTGA
- the METTL21A gene encoding protein N-lysine methyltransferase METTL21A isoform X9 produces MALVPYEETTEFGLQKFHKPLATFSFANHTIQIRQDWRHLGVAAVVWDAAIVLSTYLEMGAVELRGRSAVELGAGTGLVGIVAALLAAAFQNSTGSMGRGGG; encoded by the exons ATGGCCCTCGTGCCCTATGAGGAGACCACGGAATTTGGGTTGCAGAAATTCCACAAGCCTCTTGCAACTTTTTCCTTTGCAAACCACACGATCCAGATCCGGCAGGACTGGAGACACCTGGGAGTCGCAGCGGTGGTTTGGGATGCG GCCATCGTTCTTTCCACATACCTGGAGATGGGAGCTGTGGAGCTCAGGGGCCGCTCTGCCGTGGAGCTGGGTGCTGGCACGGGGCTGGTGGGCATAGTGGCTGCCCTGCTGG CTGCTGCTTTCCAAAATTCGACAGGGAGCATGGGCAGGGGTGGTGGTTGA